A stretch of Desulfobacter hydrogenophilus DNA encodes these proteins:
- a CDS encoding pyridoxamine 5'-phosphate oxidase family protein — MPELPEETSKAWDSHKGPVILSTVNKDGVPNAIYATCVSKYDEQTLVVANNYFSKTMENIKAGSKACILFITSDNTSYQVKGILEYHTQGPVFDDMKTWNPEKHPGHGAAALKVEEVYKGAEKLL, encoded by the coding sequence ATGCCTGAATTACCTGAAGAAACCAGCAAAGCATGGGACAGCCACAAAGGCCCTGTTATATTATCCACCGTGAACAAGGATGGCGTACCCAATGCCATTTATGCGACCTGCGTGAGCAAATATGATGAGCAGACTCTGGTTGTGGCCAACAACTATTTTTCCAAAACCATGGAAAACATTAAAGCCGGATCCAAGGCCTGTATTTTATTCATTACTTCGGATAACACATCCTATCAGGTCAAAGGCATCCTTGAGTACCATACCCAGGGGCCTGTGTTTGACGATATGAAAACGTGGAATCCTGAAAAACACCCAGGCCACGGTGCCGCCGCACTAAAGGTTGAAGAGGTTTATAAAGGCGCTGAGAAATTATTATAG
- a CDS encoding VOC family protein, with protein sequence MGFTIDHFNINVLNLEKSMVFYEEALGLKEQRRKTATDGSYIIVFLTDNQSANKLELTWLKDRKEPYDLGDEEFHIAFKTDNFDAAHALHEKMGCICYENKDMGIYFINDPDGYWLEVVPVR encoded by the coding sequence ATGGGTTTTACAATTGATCATTTTAATATCAACGTACTGAACCTGGAAAAAAGTATGGTATTTTATGAGGAAGCGCTGGGTCTTAAGGAGCAGAGAAGAAAAACGGCCACAGACGGTTCCTATATTATTGTGTTTTTGACGGATAATCAGTCTGCCAATAAACTGGAACTGACCTGGCTTAAAGACAGAAAAGAGCCTTACGATCTCGGTGATGAAGAGTTTCACATTGCATTCAAAACAGATAATTTCGATGCAGCCCATGCCCTGCATGAAAAAATGGGGTGTATCTGCTATGAAAATAAGGATATGGGTATCTATTTTATCAATGACCCAGACGGGTACTGGCTTGAGGTCGTGCCTGTACGATAG
- a CDS encoding FecR family protein produces MKNLITIVMIFMVGCCAMAFAQDGKVAFFKKVSGDVSIKRGETIVAMAEGNPIFKSDVLITKADSSAGIIFTDGTTIAVGQNTECNIKDYIFDPEANAYAFDLYLKKGKAIYNSGRIGKLSSDKVSLETPNAIVGTRGTHFIIQVD; encoded by the coding sequence ATGAAAAATCTTATAACGATTGTTATGATTTTTATGGTTGGATGTTGTGCAATGGCATTCGCTCAAGATGGAAAGGTTGCATTTTTTAAAAAAGTTTCCGGCGATGTTTCAATTAAACGGGGCGAAACGATCGTTGCGATGGCTGAAGGGAATCCGATTTTTAAATCAGATGTATTAATTACAAAAGCTGACAGCTCAGCCGGCATTATATTTACGGACGGTACAACTATTGCCGTAGGCCAGAATACGGAATGTAACATCAAGGACTATATATTTGACCCTGAAGCAAATGCATATGCCTTTGACCTTTATCTTAAAAAGGGAAAAGCCATTTATAATTCAGGCAGAATTGGAAAACTTTCGTCGGATAAAGTCTCTTTAGAGACGCCAAATGCCATTGTCGGCACCAGGGGAACGCATTTTATTATTCAGGTAGATTAA
- a CDS encoding branched-chain amino acid ABC transporter substrate-binding protein, translating to MKKFLFAMGCILAACLIFSCGKKEEAEQTIKLGVAGAHSGDLASYGLPSVNAAKLVVKKINANGGVLGHQVELLVEDDACKPEVAGNTATKLISDGVDVVMGHICSGATKAALGIYKEANLVTMSPSATNPDLTLSGDYPNFFRTIPHDAKQAQLQVKFATQTLNVKNVVILHDKGDYGKSQAELAKKYFEEAGVNVLLFEGVTPGAVDYSAIVTKVEKQQPDLVIWGGYHPEASKIVTLMRKQRMDTLFMGADGVKDDTFIKVAGEYAEGVYATGPMDISNNPMAKMAKEEHQKEFGSDPGAFFDAAYAATQALLNAIEKAGSTDYEKVVQALRTEYVETPLGKIRFDENGDATGIGFSVYKVTNGKFVEEK from the coding sequence ATGAAAAAATTTTTATTTGCAATGGGTTGTATATTGGCAGCTTGCCTTATCTTTTCCTGTGGTAAAAAAGAAGAAGCGGAGCAAACAATTAAACTTGGGGTTGCCGGAGCACATTCAGGTGATCTTGCATCCTATGGACTCCCGTCGGTGAATGCCGCCAAGTTGGTCGTCAAAAAAATCAATGCGAACGGCGGTGTGTTAGGCCATCAGGTAGAACTGCTGGTTGAAGACGATGCCTGTAAACCGGAAGTTGCCGGGAATACAGCAACAAAACTGATCTCCGACGGTGTTGATGTTGTCATGGGCCATATCTGCTCCGGCGCAACCAAGGCGGCTCTGGGCATTTACAAGGAAGCTAACCTTGTTACCATGTCTCCGTCTGCCACCAATCCGGACCTGACGTTGTCCGGTGATTACCCCAACTTTTTCAGAACCATCCCCCATGACGCCAAACAGGCCCAACTCCAGGTTAAATTTGCCACCCAGACCCTTAATGTTAAAAATGTCGTTATCCTTCATGACAAAGGGGATTACGGTAAGAGCCAGGCGGAACTTGCGAAAAAATACTTTGAGGAAGCTGGTGTGAATGTTCTGCTGTTCGAAGGGGTTACCCCGGGTGCCGTGGACTATTCGGCCATTGTTACCAAAGTGGAAAAACAGCAGCCTGACCTGGTTATCTGGGGCGGCTACCATCCTGAAGCCTCCAAGATCGTTACGCTGATGAGAAAACAGAGAATGGATACCCTGTTCATGGGCGCTGACGGCGTAAAAGATGATACGTTTATTAAGGTTGCCGGTGAGTATGCTGAAGGCGTCTATGCTACAGGTCCCATGGATATTTCTAACAACCCCATGGCCAAGATGGCAAAAGAGGAACACCAGAAAGAGTTCGGTTCTGATCCCGGCGCTTTTTTTGACGCGGCATATGCAGCCACCCAGGCTCTGCTCAACGCCATTGAGAAAGCGGGTTCCACTGACTATGAAAAGGTGGTTCAGGCGCTAAGAACTGAATATGTTGAGACGCCTTTGGGAAAAATTCGCTTTGACGAAAATGGTGACGCCACAGGTATCGGATTTTCCGTATACAAAGTAACCAATGGCAAATTCGTTGAAGAAAAGTAA
- the rhuM gene encoding virulence protein RhuM/Fic/DOC family protein, with product MNETGQIEIYQADNGQTQIQVRLESDTLWLTQKQMSGLFQVTTPTINEHVKHIYDEGELHREATIRKIRTVQNEGQRQVKRNLDHYNLDMVLSVGYRVKSKIATQFRIWATHRLKEYLVKGYTINRQRFQENAAELEQALHLIRKAAQTPGLASDMGRGLVDIMGRYTQTFLWLQQYDEGLLKDPKGHTGGNLPSPIDAIAALGELKTQLIARGEATNFFAKSSRADSIAGIFGNLDQTVFGEPAYPTVESKAAHLLYFVVKNHPFIDGNKRSGAFLFVDFLHRNGRLLDTAGQPVINDTGLAALTLLVAESVPNQKETIIKLIMNLLCESKSKTT from the coding sequence ATGAATGAAACCGGGCAGATTGAAATCTATCAAGCAGACAATGGCCAGACCCAAATTCAAGTACGCCTTGAAAGCGATACATTGTGGCTGACTCAAAAGCAAATGTCAGGATTGTTCCAGGTTACCACACCCACCATAAACGAGCATGTTAAGCACATTTATGACGAAGGAGAATTGCATCGGGAGGCAACTATTCGGAAAATCCGAACAGTTCAAAATGAAGGGCAGCGACAGGTAAAACGCAATCTTGATCACTACAATCTGGATATGGTTTTATCCGTAGGATATCGGGTGAAAAGCAAAATTGCCACCCAGTTTCGTATCTGGGCTACTCATCGCCTCAAAGAATACCTGGTAAAAGGATACACAATAAACCGACAGCGATTTCAAGAAAATGCTGCTGAACTTGAACAGGCACTGCACCTGATCAGAAAAGCTGCTCAGACACCTGGCCTTGCATCTGATATGGGGCGTGGCCTGGTAGATATCATGGGGCGGTATACTCAAACATTTCTCTGGCTCCAGCAGTATGATGAAGGTCTTTTAAAAGACCCCAAGGGGCATACAGGTGGGAACCTGCCAAGCCCGATCGATGCCATAGCCGCTTTGGGAGAATTGAAAACACAGTTGATCGCTCGGGGAGAGGCAACAAATTTTTTTGCAAAATCTTCCAGGGCTGACAGTATTGCCGGAATATTTGGGAACCTGGATCAAACCGTATTTGGAGAGCCTGCCTATCCTACCGTTGAAAGTAAGGCCGCACATCTTCTATATTTTGTTGTTAAAAATCATCCGTTCATTGACGGCAATAAACGAAGTGGGGCTTTTTTGTTTGTGGACTTCCTACATCGGAACGGACGGTTATTGGATACTGCCGGGCAACCAGTGATTAATGATACCGGTCTGGCTGCATTAACGTTGCTAGTGGCAGAATCAGTCCCGAACCAAAAGGAAACGATAATAAAACTGATCATGAATTTACTTTGTGAATCTAAATCAAAAACCACCTAA
- a CDS encoding OmpA family protein yields MIRYILFFPGILLLFSCGAKTTVILLPEQDNKAGAVIVANDTSSITLEKPYSCATVGKAQSKIDTKIIEKNKVENEYKTLFQTEPLKPVSILLYFEFDSDRLQPGSAALIDNVLRLAKEREPSEISIIGHSDSKGKADYNYKLALDRAKVVEKIIKDANINLINMSVTSHGENDPLVITGDDVSEEKNRRVEIMVK; encoded by the coding sequence ATGATTCGCTACATTCTTTTTTTTCCGGGCATTCTTTTGCTTTTTTCCTGTGGCGCGAAAACCACTGTAATCCTTTTGCCTGAACAGGATAATAAAGCAGGTGCTGTCATTGTAGCAAATGACACGTCCTCCATAACGCTGGAAAAACCGTATAGCTGCGCAACGGTCGGCAAAGCACAATCAAAAATTGATACAAAAATAATTGAAAAGAATAAAGTTGAGAATGAATATAAAACGCTTTTTCAGACAGAACCGTTAAAACCGGTCTCTATTCTTCTTTATTTTGAATTTGACTCGGATCGTTTGCAACCTGGGTCTGCCGCGTTAATTGACAATGTACTTAGATTAGCTAAAGAGCGGGAACCCTCTGAGATCAGTATTATTGGCCACTCTGATTCCAAGGGTAAGGCAGATTATAACTATAAGCTGGCCCTGGACCGGGCCAAAGTCGTGGAAAAAATTATAAAAGATGCAAATATCAATTTGATAAATATGTCGGTTACCTCCCACGGTGAAAATGATCCTTTAGTGATTACGGGTGACGATGTATCAGAAGAAAAAAATAGAAGAGTTGAAATAATGGTCAAGTAG
- a CDS encoding ABC transporter permease subunit, whose translation MNLLQELKQSTIAAVWFMFLTFPLMVIKVNTVTKTIEWRWWNMAFIGIAFFFLSALWRYMIKHKEKNTGKFSPGKKISAIRKRLAEKRFFVPAMVLLTITTLAFPYSFSLYQTNIMISALIYVMLGLGLNIVIGLAGLLDLGYVAFFAVGAYAYALLHLNFGMTFWMVLPLGGLLGAIMGIILGYPVLRLRGDYLAIVTLGFGEIIRLVLENWNEFSKGPSGIANIPKPGLFGLDLTLQQHSIYLYYIIVALVIFTIFVINRLQDSRIGRAWIALKDDEIACQAMGIDKAKTKLRAFALGATWAGMAGVVFAAKTTFVNPASFTIWESVIILCTVVLGGMGSIAGVIAGALMLILLPEYLRAVSEYRMIVFGAVLVLMMVFKPGGLIENVRKTYHYKGHEHITAE comes from the coding sequence ATGAATCTGTTACAAGAACTCAAACAGTCCACCATTGCAGCGGTCTGGTTTATGTTCCTAACCTTTCCTCTTATGGTGATCAAGGTCAATACCGTAACCAAAACCATTGAGTGGCGCTGGTGGAATATGGCCTTTATCGGCATTGCTTTTTTTTTCCTGTCCGCCCTGTGGCGCTACATGATTAAGCACAAAGAAAAAAATACAGGGAAATTTAGCCCAGGTAAAAAAATATCTGCGATCAGAAAACGTCTGGCAGAAAAACGGTTCTTTGTTCCCGCCATGGTTTTGTTAACGATTACCACCCTGGCGTTTCCCTACTCTTTTTCCCTGTACCAAACCAACATCATGATTTCAGCATTAATTTATGTGATGCTGGGCTTAGGACTCAACATCGTCATCGGCCTGGCAGGGCTTCTGGATCTGGGATATGTGGCCTTTTTTGCCGTGGGCGCCTATGCCTATGCACTTTTACATCTGAATTTCGGTATGACCTTCTGGATGGTGCTTCCCCTGGGGGGGCTTCTGGGTGCCATTATGGGCATTATCCTGGGGTATCCCGTACTTCGCCTGAGAGGCGACTATCTGGCCATTGTTACGTTAGGCTTTGGTGAAATCATCCGTCTGGTCCTTGAAAACTGGAATGAATTTTCCAAGGGTCCCAGCGGCATTGCCAATATCCCAAAACCCGGTCTATTTGGGCTTGACCTGACACTCCAGCAGCACTCCATCTACCTGTATTATATTATTGTGGCACTGGTTATTTTTACCATTTTTGTGATCAACCGTCTCCAGGATTCCCGGATCGGACGGGCCTGGATCGCCCTGAAAGATGATGAAATCGCCTGCCAGGCCATGGGCATTGATAAGGCCAAAACCAAACTGCGCGCCTTTGCGCTGGGAGCCACCTGGGCCGGCATGGCCGGCGTGGTTTTTGCCGCCAAGACCACATTTGTAAATCCGGCCAGTTTCACCATCTGGGAATCGGTCATTATTTTGTGTACTGTTGTACTAGGCGGCATGGGCTCCATTGCCGGTGTCATTGCCGGTGCCTTGATGCTGATTCTTCTGCCTGAATATCTTCGAGCCGTATCTGAATACCGGATGATTGTTTTTGGCGCCGTCCTGGTGCTGATGATGGTCTTCAAGCCCGGCGGACTGATTGAAAACGTCAGAAAAACCTATCACTACAAAGGACACGAACACATCACTGCGGAATAG
- a CDS encoding branched-chain amino acid ABC transporter permease: protein MDYDFFLKLFLGGLTRGSIYALIALGYTMVYGIIELINFAHGEIYMIGAFTALIISTVLTMSGFPALAVTLIAATAAVFYACCYGYTMEKIAYKPLRTAPRLSALISAIGMSLFLQNYVLLAQTSDFLPFPSLIPDFEFWEPYAHIMSAPELAIIVTTIIVMVGLTLLIKFTQIGKAMRATSQDKTMAMLLGVNVNRVISFTFIIGSGTAAIGGMLIASHIGQINFYMGFIAGIKAFVAAVLGGIGSIPGAVLGSLILGWTESFFTGYISSDYEDVFAFLFLVLILIFRPSGILGRAETKKV from the coding sequence ATGGATTATGATTTTTTTTTAAAACTGTTCCTGGGCGGATTGACCCGGGGGAGCATCTATGCCTTGATTGCTCTGGGGTACACCATGGTGTACGGCATTATCGAACTAATTAATTTTGCCCATGGTGAAATCTATATGATTGGGGCTTTTACTGCGCTTATCATTTCCACGGTTTTGACCATGTCCGGCTTTCCTGCCTTGGCTGTGACGCTGATTGCAGCGACAGCAGCTGTATTTTATGCCTGCTGCTACGGATATACCATGGAAAAGATTGCCTACAAGCCTCTGCGAACGGCCCCTCGGCTGTCTGCACTGATCAGCGCCATCGGCATGTCATTGTTTCTTCAAAATTATGTATTGCTTGCCCAGACATCCGATTTTTTGCCGTTTCCCAGCCTGATTCCTGATTTTGAATTCTGGGAACCCTATGCACATATCATGTCCGCCCCGGAGCTTGCCATTATTGTCACCACGATCATCGTCATGGTCGGGTTGACCCTTCTGATCAAATTCACCCAGATCGGCAAGGCCATGCGGGCCACATCCCAGGATAAAACCATGGCCATGCTGCTCGGGGTCAATGTCAACCGGGTCATCTCCTTTACTTTCATCATCGGGTCCGGTACGGCTGCCATCGGCGGTATGCTCATCGCCTCCCACATCGGCCAGATTAATTTTTACATGGGATTTATTGCCGGCATCAAGGCCTTTGTAGCAGCCGTTTTAGGCGGCATAGGAAGCATTCCCGGCGCTGTTTTAGGATCCTTGATCCTGGGATGGACTGAAAGTTTTTTCACCGGTTATATTTCCAGTGATTATGAAGATGTATTTGCCTTTTTATTCCTGGTTCTGATCCTGATATTCAGACCATCCGGAATTTTAGGCCGAGCGGAAACCAAAAAAGTTTAA
- a CDS encoding ABC transporter ATP-binding protein, translating into MLKIRNVQTYYGNIQALKNISMDVQEGEIITLIGANGAGKSTTLMTLCGVVPATSGTIEFQGRNITGMPADQIAALGISQVPEGRRIFPYLTVMENLDMGTFLRKDKDQIKQDLKNVFQMFPILADRRNQQGGTLSGGEQQMLAISRAIMSKPKLLLLDEPSLGLAPIITKRIFNIIKKINQEYKTTIFLVEQNANLALKLADRGYVMEIGAITMTDTGENLLASEAVKKAYLGM; encoded by the coding sequence ATGCTTAAGATCAGAAATGTACAAACCTATTACGGCAATATTCAGGCCTTAAAAAATATCAGCATGGACGTCCAGGAAGGTGAAATCATAACCCTGATTGGGGCCAACGGTGCCGGAAAATCTACAACCCTGATGACACTGTGCGGGGTGGTACCTGCCACCAGCGGCACCATTGAATTCCAGGGTCGGAATATCACCGGCATGCCTGCCGACCAAATCGCAGCATTAGGCATCAGCCAGGTGCCCGAAGGCCGCAGGATTTTTCCCTATCTCACGGTCATGGAAAATCTGGACATGGGGACCTTTTTACGAAAGGACAAGGATCAAATAAAACAGGATTTAAAAAATGTATTTCAAATGTTTCCCATTCTGGCTGATCGAAGAAACCAGCAGGGCGGCACTCTAAGCGGTGGGGAACAGCAGATGCTTGCCATTTCCCGGGCCATCATGAGCAAACCCAAACTGCTGTTGCTCGACGAACCGTCTCTTGGGCTTGCGCCCATCATCACCAAACGGATTTTCAATATTATCAAAAAAATCAACCAGGAATATAAAACCACCATATTTCTGGTTGAGCAGAACGCTAACCTGGCGCTTAAACTGGCAGACCGTGGATATGTTATGGAGATCGGTGCCATCACCATGACCGACACAGGAGAAAACCTTCTGGCCAGTGAAGCGGTCAAAAAAGCATACCTTGGCATGTAA
- a CDS encoding ABC transporter ATP-binding protein, with product MNKPILEVKNLTMDFGGLRAINSLDLNINQGEIAALIGPNGAGKTTFFNCITGIYTPTQGDVFIRPNGNDATKKRINGLKPNLVTRKGLARTFQNIRLFASMTVLENVMIGCYPVTKAGILGAIFRGPATRAEEQSIVDKSYGILKKIGLETYVDELALNLPYGAQRRLEIARAMATDPFLLLLDEPAAGMNPKETQALNELILKLRDEEQISILLIEHDMKLVMTLSDNIFVVDYGKKIGEGTPERILNNPVVIKAYLGEDIDA from the coding sequence ATGAACAAACCCATTTTGGAAGTTAAAAACCTGACCATGGATTTTGGAGGGTTGCGGGCCATTAACAGCCTGGATCTGAATATCAACCAGGGGGAGATTGCCGCTCTGATCGGTCCCAACGGGGCAGGGAAAACCACATTTTTTAACTGTATCACAGGAATTTATACCCCCACCCAGGGAGATGTTTTTATTCGGCCCAACGGGAATGATGCAACCAAAAAACGAATCAACGGGCTCAAACCCAACCTGGTGACCCGCAAAGGCCTGGCCCGAACATTTCAAAACATCCGGCTGTTTGCGTCCATGACGGTGCTGGAAAATGTCATGATCGGCTGCTACCCCGTCACAAAAGCCGGGATACTTGGCGCCATTTTCAGAGGCCCCGCCACCCGTGCCGAAGAGCAGTCTATCGTGGATAAAAGTTACGGGATCCTAAAAAAAATCGGTCTTGAAACATATGTGGATGAATTGGCCCTGAACCTGCCTTACGGTGCCCAGCGGCGCCTGGAAATTGCCAGGGCCATGGCCACGGATCCCTTTCTGCTTCTTCTTGACGAACCTGCGGCGGGTATGAACCCCAAAGAGACCCAGGCCCTGAACGAATTAATTCTGAAGTTAAGAGACGAAGAGCAAATTTCGATCCTTTTAATCGAACACGACATGAAACTTGTCATGACCCTGTCTGACAACATCTTTGTGGTGGATTACGGTAAAAAAATTGGTGAAGGCACCCCTGAGCGGATACTGAATAATCCGGTGGTGATCAAAGCGTACCTGGGAGAAGATATAGATGCTTAA
- a CDS encoding transposase, protein MTGLSFWAKGYCVDTVGLDEELIKRYIRDQDKNS, encoded by the coding sequence ATGACAGGTTTAAGCTTTTGGGCAAAAGGTTACTGTGTCGATACCGTAGGACTTGATGAGGAACTTATCAAACGTTATATCCGTGATCAAGATAAAAATAGTTAA
- a CDS encoding integrase catalytic domain-containing protein: protein MSFQAKRELLANVAPRYREENKKHKSVILNEFILATGYSRKYAIRLLSLKELPVVRRIKKPRPRIYNSDVQEALKIAWAASNYIASKRLAPFLKDLVPTLERYGHLELNDETRSQLISISPATIDRILKPIRNNGLNMSTTKPGKLLKHQIPIRTFTDWEEDEPGFFEADLVAHCGWSMEGEFLYTLVLTDIATGWVECIALPYRSGSAVIHALDKAQELIPFPILGIDTDNGTEFINTELIRYCEKEKITFTRGRAYKKNDQCYVEQKNGIVVRQIVGYDRFEGHHAYMQLSELYRAVRLYVNFFQPSMKLKKKWRDNSKIKKTYDAAQTPFQRLKQAVQIQKETNEKLELVNYSLDPVLLLKQIQFLQDALWKHVTLAKQPSSGKNEDRQPLYGFKLPLTTEEPTEKNNDNLILEPGIIKRRQYRKTEKPRAKHWWRTRKDPFEDAWDEVCSWLENDPEKTAKSMLSKLQEKYPGQYTKGQLRTLQRRVKAWREKAIITYDDNLLKRNPLAEDTRIGDLKAITVDTQKMEKGKLTV from the coding sequence ATGAGTTTTCAAGCAAAAAGAGAATTGTTGGCAAATGTTGCTCCCCGATATAGGGAAGAAAATAAGAAGCACAAATCAGTTATTTTGAACGAATTCATTTTAGCAACTGGATACTCGCGTAAATATGCAATCCGGTTACTGTCTTTAAAAGAGTTACCGGTTGTGAGAAGAATTAAAAAGCCACGGCCAAGAATTTATAACAGTGACGTTCAAGAAGCATTGAAAATTGCCTGGGCGGCTTCAAACTATATCGCCTCAAAAAGGCTTGCCCCGTTTTTGAAGGATCTGGTGCCGACTTTGGAACGTTACGGACACCTTGAACTTAACGACGAAACCCGTTCTCAACTTATTTCAATAAGCCCCGCAACGATTGACCGAATTTTAAAACCAATAAGAAACAATGGCCTGAATATGAGTACAACCAAACCCGGAAAACTTCTTAAACATCAGATTCCGATAAGAACATTTACTGATTGGGAGGAAGATGAGCCTGGTTTTTTTGAGGCTGACCTGGTAGCACATTGTGGCTGGAGCATGGAAGGAGAATTTCTTTATACATTGGTTTTGACAGATATCGCCACAGGTTGGGTCGAGTGTATTGCTCTACCATACCGCAGTGGTTCTGCTGTTATTCATGCTTTGGATAAAGCCCAGGAATTGATACCTTTTCCAATATTAGGGATTGATACTGATAACGGAACTGAGTTCATCAATACTGAATTGATCCGTTATTGCGAAAAAGAAAAGATAACTTTTACCAGGGGAAGAGCATATAAGAAAAACGATCAGTGTTATGTTGAGCAGAAAAACGGAATAGTTGTAAGGCAGATAGTCGGGTACGATCGTTTTGAAGGTCACCATGCTTATATGCAACTCTCTGAGTTATATCGGGCAGTACGCCTTTATGTGAATTTCTTCCAACCTTCAATGAAGCTGAAAAAAAAATGGCGAGATAACAGCAAAATAAAGAAAACATATGATGCTGCACAAACCCCATTTCAAAGGTTGAAACAAGCCGTCCAGATCCAAAAGGAAACAAATGAAAAGCTGGAATTGGTAAACTATTCTTTGGATCCGGTTCTTCTGTTAAAGCAAATTCAGTTTTTACAGGATGCGCTGTGGAAACATGTAACTTTGGCGAAACAACCTTCCTCCGGTAAAAATGAAGATAGGCAGCCTCTATACGGTTTTAAATTACCATTAACTACGGAAGAGCCTACTGAAAAAAACAATGACAATTTGATTTTAGAACCTGGCATTATAAAAAGGAGGCAGTATAGGAAAACGGAAAAACCGCGTGCCAAGCACTGGTGGCGAACCAGGAAGGATCCTTTTGAAGATGCTTGGGATGAGGTCTGTTCATGGTTGGAGAATGATCCTGAAAAGACCGCCAAATCAATGCTTTCAAAACTTCAGGAAAAATATCCAGGACAATACACAAAGGGGCAGCTGAGGACTTTACAGCGGCGGGTCAAAGCCTGGAGGGAAAAAGCCATTATTACATATGATGATAATCTTTTAAAACGTAATCCTTTGGCTGAAGATACCAGAATCGGGGACCTCAAAGCTATAACAGTGGATACCCAAAAAATGGAAAAGGGAAAGCTTACTGTATAA